A portion of the Lolium rigidum isolate FL_2022 chromosome 1, APGP_CSIRO_Lrig_0.1, whole genome shotgun sequence genome contains these proteins:
- the LOC124684056 gene encoding MADS-box transcription factor 16, giving the protein MGRGKIEIKRIENATNRQVTYSKRRSGIMKKAKELTVLCDAQVAIIMFSSTGKYHEFISSGSDIKGIFDRYQQALGTSLWTEQYENMQRTLSHLKDINRNLRTEIRQRMGEDLDVLEFDELRGLEQNVDAALKEVRQRKYHVITTQTETYKKKVKHSQEAYKNLQQELGMREDPAYGFVDNPAAGGWDGVAAAAMGGSSAADMYAFRVVPSQPNLHGMAYGGSHDLRLG; this is encoded by the exons ATGGGGCGGGGCAAGATCGAGATCAAGCGGATCGAGAACGCGACCAACCGGCAGGTGACCTACTCCAAGCGCCGGTCGGGCATCATGAAGAAGGCCAAGGAGCTCACCGTGCTCTGCGACGCGCAGGTCGCCATCATCATGTTCTCCTCCACCGGCAAGTACCACGAGTTCATCAGCTCCGGCTCCGA CATCAAGGGGATCTTTGACCGCTACCAGCAGGCCCTCGGGACCAGCCTGTGGACCGAGCAGTATGAG AATATGCAGCGCACTCTCAGCCATCTCAAGGACATCAACCGGAACCTGCGCACCGAGATCAG GCAAAGGATGGGTGAAGATCTGGACGTGCTGGAGTTCGATGAGCTGCGCGGCCTTGAGCAAAATGTCGACGCCGCTCTCAAGGAGGTTCGCCAGAGGAAG TATCATGTGATCACCACGCAGACTGAAACCTACAAGAAGAAG GTGAAGCACTCCCAGGAGGCATACAAGAACCTGCAGCAGGAACTG GGCATGCGCGAGGACCCGGCGTATGGGTTTGTGGACaacccggcggcgggagggtgggatggtgtggcggcggcggctatggGCGGCAGCTCCGCGGCGGACATGTACGCGTTTCGCGTGGTGCCTAGCCAGCCAAACCTGCACGGCATGGCCTACGGCGGTTCCCACGACCTGCGTCTCGGTTGA